A single region of the Deltaproteobacteria bacterium genome encodes:
- a CDS encoding ABC transporter ATP-binding protein, with translation MKIELFNVCKRFGKQIVLDDLNLTVEPNRITVIIGKSGGGKSVLLKHVIGLIRPDSGSVFIGEDEISALDDKRLNEVRKNFGMLFQEAALFDSMTVGENVAFPIKEHTRLSQEEIRTIVEEKLLQVGLTNVADKMPAQLSGGMRKRVGLARAIALDPKIILFDEPTTGLDPIMRGAIDQLIVDTQRHTNATCLVISHDIDSTFKIAHKVAMLYDGRIIEYGPPDKVKGSENPFVRRFIEGKSFSEH, from the coding sequence TTGAAAATCGAATTATTCAATGTCTGCAAACGCTTTGGGAAACAGATCGTCCTCGACGATCTGAACCTGACCGTGGAACCCAACAGGATTACGGTCATTATCGGCAAAAGCGGGGGGGGGAAAAGTGTTCTGCTCAAGCATGTCATCGGACTCATCAGGCCCGACTCGGGTTCCGTCTTTATCGGCGAAGATGAGATTTCCGCCCTCGATGATAAAAGACTTAATGAAGTCAGAAAAAATTTCGGCATGCTTTTTCAAGAGGCCGCCCTGTTCGATTCCATGACCGTGGGTGAAAACGTTGCCTTTCCCATAAAAGAGCATACCCGGCTCTCCCAAGAGGAAATAAGGACTATCGTGGAGGAAAAGCTCCTTCAGGTGGGGCTTACGAATGTTGCCGACAAAATGCCCGCACAACTTTCCGGAGGCATGCGGAAACGGGTCGGGCTTGCCAGGGCGATTGCGCTGGACCCCAAAATCATTCTGTTCGATGAACCGACCACGGGATTAGATCCCATCATGCGTGGCGCCATCGACCAGCTTATTGTGGATACGCAGCGGCACACCAATGCAACTTGTCTGGTTATCAGCCATGATATCGATTCCACCTTTAAAATTGCGCACAAGGTCGCGATGCTGTATGATGGTCGGATTATTGAATATGGCCCCCCCGATAAGGTGAAAGGGTCCGAAAACCCATTCGTGAGGCGTTTTATCGAGGGCAAATCTTTTTCCGAACACTGA
- a CDS encoding MlaD family protein: MSKLSVEAKVGVVVVIGLVLLGYMSMKVGKIGFSKNQGYPIEVLFDSASGLARDVTVEQAGVEIGRVQDIRLEDGKALVTLRIKPAIDIKKDARAIIRTRGILGDKYVEIMAGTASAPTLTAGERLVRTVPVTDLDTLMNVLGDVASDIKNLTGALSNVLGGAEGEASVRAIVTNLREVVTGLNQTLQRNSEDFDRIVENLAGFSESLKSVGDASREDVKEIIASVRRVTGNMESLVTDLDEITGKIKSGEGSIGRLIYEEDTIDELNETLASLREITRSINRGEGTLGRLIKEDQTIESLNTTLASLDEITDKINTGQGTIGRLVNDEETVDSLNTTLAQLNTYLEKQETFRTYLDYRGEYQFNSEALKSYVTLRIQPREDKYYLLQVIDDPEGKETVTDTTTDINGNIVESHEVKIERDALKFSAQVAKRYYDFVLRGGLLESTGGFGFDYYFLDDKLLVSLEAFDFSLDRNPHLKTKIDYTPFSHLYITTGYDNFINEDSRSFFIGGGISFSDEDVKTIFSSLPIP; this comes from the coding sequence ATGTCGAAGCTGAGTGTTGAAGCGAAAGTTGGCGTGGTTGTCGTCATCGGACTGGTTCTCCTGGGCTACATGTCCATGAAGGTCGGCAAGATCGGTTTCTCCAAAAATCAGGGATACCCGATCGAAGTCTTGTTCGATTCCGCCAGCGGCCTGGCCCGGGATGTCACTGTTGAACAGGCCGGGGTGGAAATCGGCCGGGTTCAGGACATTCGCCTCGAGGACGGCAAAGCCCTGGTTACGCTGCGTATCAAACCCGCCATCGACATAAAGAAAGACGCCAGGGCCATTATCAGGACCCGGGGCATCCTCGGGGATAAATATGTTGAGATCATGGCGGGCACCGCCTCCGCTCCAACCCTCACGGCCGGGGAAAGGCTCGTGCGAACGGTTCCTGTCACCGATCTGGATACGCTCATGAATGTTCTGGGAGATGTGGCCTCCGACATCAAGAATCTCACCGGCGCTTTGTCCAACGTTCTCGGCGGAGCTGAAGGAGAAGCCTCGGTCCGTGCCATCGTCACAAACCTGCGTGAAGTGGTTACGGGCCTCAATCAGACGTTGCAGAGAAACAGCGAGGACTTCGACCGCATCGTCGAAAACCTGGCGGGTTTTTCGGAATCCTTGAAATCAGTGGGCGATGCCAGCCGGGAGGACGTCAAAGAAATCATCGCCAGTGTCCGCCGGGTTACCGGCAATATGGAGTCTCTGGTCACGGACCTGGATGAGATCACCGGCAAAATAAAAAGCGGGGAAGGGAGTATCGGCAGGCTGATCTATGAAGAGGATACCATCGACGAGCTCAACGAAACGCTGGCGTCATTGAGGGAAATCACCCGCAGCATCAACCGGGGCGAAGGAACCCTGGGCCGGCTGATCAAGGAAGACCAAACCATCGAAAGCCTCAACACGACCCTGGCCTCCCTGGACGAGATTACCGACAAAATCAACACCGGACAGGGCACTATCGGCAGACTGGTCAATGACGAGGAAACCGTCGATTCGCTCAACACCACCCTGGCGCAGCTCAACACCTACCTTGAAAAGCAGGAAACATTTCGCACCTATCTCGATTACCGCGGGGAATATCAATTCAACAGCGAAGCACTTAAATCATACGTGACCCTGCGTATCCAACCCCGCGAAGACAAGTACTATCTTCTACAAGTCATCGACGATCCCGAAGGCAAGGAAACGGTCACCGACACGACCACCGACATAAACGGGAATATCGTCGAATCCCACGAAGTCAAGATCGAACGCGATGCCCTTAAATTTTCGGCCCAAGTCGCCAAACGGTATTACGACTTCGTCCTCAGGGGCGGGCTGCTCGAATCAACCGGCGGATTCGGCTTCGATTATTATTTCCTCGATGACAAGCTGCTCGTTTCTCTGGAAGCCTTCGACTTCAGCCTGGACCGCAACCCGCATCTCAAAACCAAAATCGACTATACACCTTTTTCACATCTTTATATTACGACAGGGTATGACAATTTTATCAACGAAGATTCCCGTTCCTTTTTCATCGGGGGGGGAATCAGCTTTTCGGATGAAGATGTCAAAACCATTTTTTCAAGCCTTCCCATTCCCTGA